The following DNA comes from Tumebacillus amylolyticus.
ACGAGAACACCCCGCGCGTTCATACGTCGGGCAACATTTCGGCGTACATCAAGATTGCGGAAGGTTGCAACCATGCTTGCACGTTCTGCATCATCCCGACGATGCGCGGCAAATTGCGTTCGCGCCCGATTGAATCGATCGTCTCCGAAGCAGAACAACTGGTTGCGCAAGGCGTCAAGGAAATCATCTTGATCGCGCAAGACACCACCGACTACGGCATCGACATCTACAAACAACGCCGTCTGGCTGATCTGCTGGAAGCGTTGAACAATGTCGAAGGTCTGCACTGGGTTCGCCTGCACTACGCATACCCGGGCTTCTTCACCGATGAAGTCATCGATGCCATCGCTTCTTACGATCGTGTGGCGAAGTACATCGACATGCCGTTGCAACATTCCGAAGACCACATCTTGAAGTCGATGCAACGTCCGGGCCACCAAGCGGGCGTGCGCAAATTGGTCAAAAAAATCCGTGAGCGCGTGCCGAATGTTGCGCTGCGCACGTCGATTATCGTCGGGTTCCCGGGCGAGACCGATGAAGACTTTGAGAACCTCTGCAACTTTGTTCGCGAACTGGAATTTGATCACATCGGTGTGTTCACCTACTCGCCGGAGGAAGGGACGCCGTCTGCAGAATTTGCGGCTCAAGTCCCGGACGAAATCAAAGAGCGCCGCTCGAATATTTTGATGGAAGTAGCGCGCGAAGTGGCTGCAAGCCGTCAAGCTCGCCATGTCGGCGAAGTGCTCGACGTGTTGATTGAGAAGTTTGACGAGGAAGACCCTTCCGTCCGCGTCGGCCGTACTCAATTTGACGCCCGCGACATCGACGGTCTCGTCTTCGTGGCAAATTCCGACGCCAAAGTCGGGGATATGATCAAAGTTCGCGTCACGCACGCGTTCGATTTTGACCTCTCGGGGGAGGCTGTCTAGGGTGAAGTTCAATCTGGCTAATCGAATTACTTTAGCCAGGATCTCCTTGGTACCCATCGTGATGTTTTTCTTGTTGGTGCGCTTGGATCTCGGGAAGTTCACTTTCTTCGGGCATCTGACGTCCGTGACCGATCTGGTCGCCGCGTTGATCTTCATCATCGCGGCGGTCACCGACGGTCTCGACGGCTATATCGCGCGCAGTCGGAAAATGGTGACCAACTTCGGGAAGTTCCTGGACCCATTGGCTGATAAATTGTTGATCTCGGCTGTCTTGATCTCGCTCGTCGAGATGGGGCGCCTTGATGCATGGATTGCGATCGTGATCATCTCCCGCGAATTCGCTGTTACGGGCCTTCGTCTCGTTGCAGCAGCAAACGGTACGGTCATCGCCGCTTCCAACCTGGCGAAGTGGAAAACCACGTTGCAGATCATTGCGGTGGTCACACTGATCCTCGACAATTTTCCGTTTTACATCTTCAATTTCCGATTCGACTTGGTGATGGTGTATGCAATGGTGATCATCACAGCGTGGTCGGGTGTTGACTATTTTGTGAAAAACAAAGCAGCGATTCAAGAAGCCTAATGACAGCAATCAGTAGCCGGCGGATTCACTCCGACTGGCTACTCTTTTTCATAAGGAGGAGAGTCGAATGATGAATGCGGAATTGATCGCCGTCGGCACGGAGTTGCTCATGGGACAGATCGCCAACACCAACGCGCAATACCTCTCACAAC
Coding sequences within:
- the rimO gene encoding 30S ribosomal protein S12 methylthiotransferase RimO, with protein sequence MTQKTVQKIHFVTLGCEKNLVDSEVMMGIVQGQDYTIVENAEDADVVVVNTCGFIDDAKAESVETILQMANLKETANVKSVLVAGCMAQRYKDELMTEIPEIDGIVGTQDFIQITDLIEESLTGSRPQFFSAGNPIYLYDENTPRVHTSGNISAYIKIAEGCNHACTFCIIPTMRGKLRSRPIESIVSEAEQLVAQGVKEIILIAQDTTDYGIDIYKQRRLADLLEALNNVEGLHWVRLHYAYPGFFTDEVIDAIASYDRVAKYIDMPLQHSEDHILKSMQRPGHQAGVRKLVKKIRERVPNVALRTSIIVGFPGETDEDFENLCNFVRELEFDHIGVFTYSPEEGTPSAEFAAQVPDEIKERRSNILMEVAREVAASRQARHVGEVLDVLIEKFDEEDPSVRVGRTQFDARDIDGLVFVANSDAKVGDMIKVRVTHAFDFDLSGEAV
- the pgsA gene encoding CDP-diacylglycerol--glycerol-3-phosphate 3-phosphatidyltransferase, giving the protein MKFNLANRITLARISLVPIVMFFLLVRLDLGKFTFFGHLTSVTDLVAALIFIIAAVTDGLDGYIARSRKMVTNFGKFLDPLADKLLISAVLISLVEMGRLDAWIAIVIISREFAVTGLRLVAAANGTVIAASNLAKWKTTLQIIAVVTLILDNFPFYIFNFRFDLVMVYAMVIITAWSGVDYFVKNKAAIQEA